The genome window CAGGGCGACGCTGTCTTTCCCGCCGGAGAGCCCGATCACCCAGCGGTCGGGGTCGTCGGGCGTCGCGTCCGGATCGAGGAGGCCGTCCTCGCGGACCCGACGCTTCACGCGCTTCTCGACCGACTCCCGGAGGTGGTGGCCGCAGAGGTGCGCCCCGGAGTAGGCGGCGTGGTGGATCGCATCGCTCCCGCACTTGTCGCACTCCATCGGTGTCGGGTTGCGGTCGCGCGGGGATACCCGTTTCGGGCCGGCTACGTGAGGGAGGTACCGGAGGTGGGTGGAAGCGACGTCGATTCGAACGCTCCCGAGGCGACGGCCATTTATAAATGAACAGTCGCTGGCGGAACGACGGCGAACGCGGTCGAAGCCTCAGCCGATCACCTATAAATCGTCACTGGTAGATCGGCTGAAAACGCCTCCAAATCCCCAGTCGTCCATTTATAAATGATTACTGACAGATCGGCAGCGAACACCTCCAAAGCCCCAGCCGCTCGCTTATAAATGAGTGCTGACAGATCGGCAGACAACACCTCCAAAGCCCCAGCCGCGAGGACTCGCGCGGCTCGCTGCGGTCCTCAGTCGCTCGCTTCGCTCGCTCTTTGTGGTCCTTGCATCGCCGTGCTTCGTCCTCGCGGCTGCCCCTTTGAGTCCCGCCCCGCTCCGCGACCGCACCTCACGCCTCCCCAGCCTCGTCGCTCACGCCCTGCGGGCGTTCGCGACTCCCTCGCGCGTGCCGTCTCGCGGTCGCCGGGGGCGACCGCTCACGGGCACGCGCCACGAGGGTAGTGTAAACGAGCGTTCGACGTCGACAACCCCCGGCCGGTTGTCGCCGGTTCCGACACCGGTTTGTCGCCGGGCCGTCCCGGATCGCCGTGAGCGATTCCCCGACCGGGGTCGACCGCGACCCGGAACCCCGTCCCCTGCGCGAGGACCCGCCGGCGGAGAGCCGCCGGACCCGGCTCTGGCGGCTCGGGTTCAACCTCCTCCCGGCATACCGGGGCACGGGCGCGCGCGTCGACCACATCGCGGGCGACTGGCGCTACGTCCGGATCCGCGTGCCGTTCAAGTGGCGCACCCGGAACGCGGTCGGGACGATCTTCGGCGGCAGCATCTACGGCGCGATCGATCCGGTTTACATGACGATGCTTCAGCGGACGCTGGGCGACGAGTTCACGATCTGGGACAAGTCGGCCGCGCTGGAGTTCATCAAGCCCGGCCGCGAGACGTTGTACGCGGAGTTCGACCTCCCGGCCGCCGAGACCGAGGCGATCCGCGACGCGCTCGGGCCGGGCGAGTCGACCGACCGGAAGTACCTCGTCTCGCTCGTCGACGACGAGGGAGAAGTCCACGCGGCCTGCGAGAAGACGCTGTACGTGCGCCGCGACGAGTAGCCGGGTCGAGTCCGGGCGTCGAAGTTAGGCCGCCGCGGCCGCGACGAACGCCTCTTCGACCGTCTCGACGAACCGGTCGGGGTGCTCGACGTGCGGGAGCAGCCGCGCGCGGTCGAAGACGACGAGGCGGGCGTCGGCGGCGTCCGCCAGCTCGCGGCCGTCCGTGAGCGGGCTCACGGTCGCCTCCCGGCCCCAGACGATCGTCGGAGGGACGTCGAGGTCGGCGAGCGCGGCGGCGAGGTCGACCTCGCTGTTGAGCGTCCCGGAGATGAACGAGGCGGGCGCGAACCGCGCGTTCTCGACGTGGGTCGTGCGCCACTCGTAGTCGGTCCACTCCGCGCTCGGGTTCGCGGGGTCGTCGTAGCCGTGGTCGGCGTTGAAGTAGCGGATCGACGGCTTCGCGGTGATGACGTTGAACAGCGCCCGTCCGACCAGCGGCGCGCGGAACAGCTCCCGCAGCCACCCCTTCGCCGGGCTCGGCCCCGCGGTCGCCGTCGGGCAGACGCCGACGAACCCGCTCAGCTCGACCCCGCCCTCCGTGTCTCCGCCGTCGACCGCCGCGGCGGCGTACGCCGCCGACAGCGAGGAGGCGACGACGGCCGGCTCGTCGAACTCGGCGAGGAAGTCGCGGACGAAGTCCTCGTACAGCGCGGCGGAGTACCGGAGCGGCGGCCGGTCGGAGCGGCCGTACCCCGGGAAGTCGGGCGCGACGACGTGGTAGTCGGCCGCCAGGTCGTCGAACACCGCGCGCCACTCCCCGGAGGAGCCGGCGGCGTTGATCCCGTGGAGTAAGAGGAGATCGGGGTCGTCCGGATCGCCCGCCTCGGTGTACGCGACGTCCATCCCGCGCCAGCGGAAGGTGCGGT of Halorubrum trapanicum contains these proteins:
- a CDS encoding alpha/beta fold hydrolase, which codes for MKLRNLLGSVVLGVGALAAINTGLRYEGELESPLDGDDRTFRWRGMDVAYTEAGDPDDPDLLLLHGINAAGSSGEWRAVFDDLAADYHVVAPDFPGYGRSDRPPLRYSAALYEDFVRDFLAEFDEPAVVASSLSAAYAAAAVDGGDTEGGVELSGFVGVCPTATAGPSPAKGWLRELFRAPLVGRALFNVITAKPSIRYFNADHGYDDPANPSAEWTDYEWRTTHVENARFAPASFISGTLNSEVDLAAALADLDVPPTIVWGREATVSPLTDGRELADAADARLVVFDRARLLPHVEHPDRFVETVEEAFVAAAAA
- a CDS encoding DUF4442 domain-containing protein — translated: MSDSPTGVDRDPEPRPLREDPPAESRRTRLWRLGFNLLPAYRGTGARVDHIAGDWRYVRIRVPFKWRTRNAVGTIFGGSIYGAIDPVYMTMLQRTLGDEFTIWDKSAALEFIKPGRETLYAEFDLPAAETEAIRDALGPGESTDRKYLVSLVDDEGEVHAACEKTLYVRRDE